The stretch of DNA GGCGCGCATCCAGTTCGAGGTGCGCCATATGAACCACATGATCGATCTGTTTTTGTTGAGCGCCACGGCGGTGCGGCAAAACCTGCACCCGGTGGAGACGGTGTCGATGGAGACCGTGGTGGAGGCGGTGCTGAAGCGCTATCCATTCTCCAGCACCAAGCAGCAGAAGCAGGTCCGGTTGGAGGTGCGCCACAACTTCCAGTTCGCCGGCCAGACGGAACTGGCGGTGGTGGTGCTGCTTAATCTGCTGCGCAACGCGCTGCGCGCCGTGCAGCGCGCCGGCAAGGGACGCGTGCGCATCATTATCGACGGCGGCCACCAGCCGCCACGCCTGCTGTTCATCGATACCGGCTGCGGCATACCGACCTCGCAGCTGGCGATGATTTTCCGCCGCTTCTATTCGCATCCGCCGCACAACGGCGCCGGCATCGGCCTGGCGCTGTGCCAGGAAATCATGGACGCGTGGCGCGCCAAGATCCGTTGCGTATCGCGCGAGAGCGCCTACGCCATCTTTATTCTGGAATTCCCCGCGAGGTGAACCATGCATCTACCCGTCTACGCCCATCCCACGCTGACCGTACTGATTGACGACAGCGACTCGTTCTTGCGTAGTCTGTCGTTTCAGCTGGATCCGATGTTGGCCAACAAGACCTTCCACGACACCGCCGAAGCGCTGCTCTGGCTACGCGCCAGCGCGCCAGAACCCGGCGTGCCGCTGCACGTCAACTTCGACATGCAGAACCTGCCCGCCGACCAGTGCAACGTGGCGCTGGACCTGGAGCGCATCTACCGCATCGCCGAACAGCGCGAACGCTTTGCGATTCCATCGGTGCTGGTGGTGGATTATTCGATGCCGCAGATGAATGGGGTGGAGTTCTGCGAAGCGGTGGCGCACCTGCCATGCAAGAAGATCCTATTCACCGGCGCGGCCGATGAGAAGATCGCCGTCAGCGCCTTCAACCGCGGCCTGATCGACCGCTATATCAAGAAGAGCGACGACCACGCGCTGGATATCCTGGAGATGGAAGTGGCGGCGCTACAGGAGCGCTATTTCGACAACCGCTCCGACACCATCCGCGACATGGTGGCGCTGCACGATTACCGCTTTCTGACCGATCCGGCGCTGGCGGAAGTGGTGCGGGAACTCAAGCGCACGCTGGGCTTTGTCGAGCATTACATCTTCCCCAATCCGACCGGTATCCTGTTCCTCGACCGCGACGGCAAGGCCACGCTGATGATGATTGAAACCGAGGAAAGCATGCAGTCGCAATACGAAATCGCCCGTGACAGCGACGCCCCACGCTCGCTGCTGCGCGCGCTGCTGGAGCGGCGCGTGCTGACCTTCTTCAGCGATCCGTTCGGCGACGGCATGTACACCAGCAGCATGAGCGAGAACTGGCACCGCTACAGCGCCGCGCCGCGCATCTGCCAGGGCAAGGAGACCTACTACTGGGCGCTGTTCGAACTGCCGGCCCATTACTTCGACCAGCGCCCCCATACCTATGCGCAGTTCCTGCAGGAGCTGCAGCCGCAGGTGATTGCGGCATAACCGTTCACGCTTCGCGCAGCGTTTGCAGCGGCGGCTGGCGCAGCACGTTGCGCAGTCCTAGCCAGCCGCCGGTGATGGCGCACAGTGCGCCGGCCAGCAGGCCGACCAGCCACACCACAGGGCTGAATTCCCAAGCAAACTTGAACTGGTAGGTGGCCAGCGCCCAGCCCATGGCCGCCGCGCCGGTCGCCGCCAGCACGCCGGACAGCGCGCCGACCAGCGTGAACTCGATCAGCTGCGCCTGCGACAGCTGCTTGCGCGTCGCGCCCAGCGCCCGCAGCAGGCCCGCTTCACGCGTGCGCTCGTCCTGTGATCCCATCAGCGCCGCGTACAGCACCAGCACGCCGGAGGCCAGCGTAAAGATGAACAGGAACTCCACCGCCGTAATCACCTGGTCCAGCACCGCCTGCACCTGGCGCAGGATGCCGCCGACATCGACGATGGTCAGGTTGGGATAATCGCGCGTCAGCGCATTCATCGCCGCGCCCTGCCCTTGTGGCAGATGGAAGGCGGTGATCCAGCTTTGCGACACCTCCGTCATCGCCGCCGGGTTGATGATGACGAAGAAGTTGACCCGCATCGATCCCCAATCGAGCTTGCGGATGCTGGTGATGGTCACATCGACCGGCGTGCCGGCGATATCGAAGCGCAGCTTGTCGCCCAGCTTCCAGTGCAGCGTCTTGGCGATGCCCTGCTCCACCGAGGCTTCGCCGGCGCCCGGCTTGTCCTCGAACCATTTGCCTTCGACCAGCTTGTTCTCGGCCTGCATCTGCGCCATCGAAGACAGATTGAATTCGCGGTCGGCCAGGCCTTTGGCGCGGTCTTCGGTATAGGTGTCGGCGGTGACCTGCTTGTCGTTCACGGCGGTCAGGCGGCCGCGTATCATCGGATACTGCGGCGCGTACTGTACACCCGCAGCCTGCAGGCGCTTGCCGAGGTCCTGCTGCTGCTCCGGCTGAATGTTGATGATGAAGCGGTTCGGCGCATCCGGCGGCGTGGCGTTGCGCCAGGCAGTCATCAGGTCGCCGCGCACCACGGTCAGCACCAGCAGCGCCATCATGCCCAGCGCCAGCGACACCACCTGCACGATGGTCGCGCCGGGGCGGCGCTGCAAGGACGTGACGGCGAAACGCCAGCTTTGATGGTCAATCGCGCCGCGCAGCGAGCGCAGGGAACGCAGGCCAAGCCAGGCCACCAGCGCGAAGACGGCAAAAGCGCCGATGAAGCCAAGCGCCGTGTACAGTGCCATCGCCACATCGCCGGCTTGCCACAGCAGCAGCGCCACAAAGCCGGCCATGCCGAAGCCGTAGGTGGCCAGCGCGGTGACTTTGGGCGGTTCCTGCTCGCGACGGATCACGCGGTTGTGCGGCACTTTGCGCAGTTGCAGAATCGGCGGCAGCGCAAACGCGGCCAGCAGCAGGATGCCAATCGCCATGCCCTGCAGCGCCGGATAAATGGTCGGCGCCGGCAGTTCGGCGGAGACCAGTGATCCCAGCACTTCCAGCAGCACGTAGTGCGCGCCGAAGCCGAGCGCCACGCCCATCGCGCTGCCCAGCAGGCCGACCAGCAGGAATTCGATCAGGTACATGCTGGTGACCTGATTCTGCGTCAGTCCCAGGCAGCGCAGCATGGCGCAGGCGTCGAGGTGGCGCTGCATGAAGCGGCGCGCGGCCATGGCCACGGCCACCGCCGCCAGCATCGCCGACAGCAGGCCGACCAGCGACAGGAAGCGGTCGGCGCGTTCCAGCGTGGTTTGCATTTCAGGGCGGCCGTTTTCCAGCGACTCGACCCGCACGCCCTTGATATTGTTGTTCTTGATTTGCGCTTGCAGCCAGTCCTGATAAGCCTTGGCGACGGCGGCGCCGTTCTTCAGCGACGGCGGCGTGCCGACCAGCAGCCGGTAATTCACGCGCGAGCCGGGCTGGATCAGATTGGTGGCGTCCAGGTCCGACAGCGCCAGCATCACGCGCGGCGCGAAGGCCAGGAAGTTGGCGCCGCGATCCGGTTCGGTAGCGATCAGTTGCGTGACGGTGAAGGTCTTGTCGCCCAGCTTGAGCGGCTGGCCGACCTTGGTATTGAGGCTGCCCAGCAAGCCTGGTTCGATCCACACCGTGCCCGGTGCGGGAACGGTGCTGGCAGGCGTGCCGATACTTTGCTCGGCCTGCGCGGCGTCGGTAGTGATCTTCACCTTGCCGCGCAAGGGGTAGCCGGGACCGACGGCTTTCAAAGCCGACAGCATGGAGGTGGACGCATCGCCCTCGCCGGCTTGCGCCATGCTGGGGAAGGTGACGGTATCGGTCACCGTCAGGCCGCGCTGGATGGCTTGCGCGCGCCAGTCGGCACGTACCGGCAAATCGGCGCTGACCACCACGTCGGCGCCCAGCAGTTGATGGGCGTCGCGATCCAGCCCGCTGCGCAGGCGGTCGATGAAGAAGCCGGTGGCAGACAAAGCGGCCACCGCCACCGTCAGCGCGATCAGCAGAAAGCGCAACTGGCCGGCACGCCAGTCGCGCGCCGTCATGTTGAGGGCGAGTTTGAGCATTTAGATTTTAGCGAAGAAGGCGTCTACTTCATCAAGATACTGCTGCTTTTTGTCGGCCGGCAGGAAGGCTGCCGAGAAGCCGTTGCGCGCCAGCGTCTGCGCGTGCGACAGCCCCAAAGGCAGCGCTTCAAAGGTGGCGATGAAGTTGTCGTTCATGTAGCCGCCGAAGTAGGCAGGATCGTCCGAGTTCACGGTCGCCACGATGCCGGCGTCCAGCAGTTCCAGAATATTGTGCTGCTCCATTTTGTCGAACACGCACAGCTTGATGTTGGACAGCGGGCACACGGTCAGCGCCATTTTTTCGCGTGCCAGGCGTTGGGTCAGCGCCTTGTCCTCCAGGCAGCGCACACCGTGATCGATGCGTTCCACCTTGAGCGTATCGAGCGCGGTGTAGATGTAGGCCGGCGGTCCCTCTTCGCCCGCGTGCGCCACCAGGTGCAACCCCAGTGCGTGGCAACGCGCAAACACGTTGGCAAATTTCTCTGGCGGATTGCCGACTTCCGACGAATCCAGTCCGACGCCGATGAACTTGTCGCGGTACGGCAACGCCGCCTCCAGCGTGGCGATCGCATCTTCTTCCGACAAGTGGCGCAGGAAGCACAGGATCAGCTTGGCGCTGACTGGGCTGTCCTGACAGGCACGGTAGATGCCTTCAATCACCACCTTGATGTCGACGCCGCGCGCGGTGTGCGTCTGCGGATCGAAAAAGATTTCGGTGTGACGGACATTGTCCTGTTCCGCGCGCTTGAGGTAGGCGGCGGTCATGTCGTAAAAATCCTGTTCCTGCAACAACACGCTGGCGCCGGCGTAGTAGATGTCGAGGAAGGATTGCAAATCGGTAAAAGCGTACGCCGCACGCAACTCTTCCACCGAACCGTACGCCAGCTGGACGCCATTGCGTTCGGCCAGCGCGAAGATCAGTTCGGGCTCAAGCGAGCCTTCGATATGGATGTGCAGCTCGGCTTTGGGCATTTGCTGCAAAACACGGCGTAATTGATCGTTCAACATTTGATTTATTCCTGTTACCTGGTTCCTGAATTGATCCATCTTATCTCATGCGGCGGATAGCGTGTCAGCACATCTTCCCAAGCCGTGTTACTGTGGTGTTGAAGGACTAAAAAACACCACGAAATTGGCGTGATTAAATCGATATTTTCTTTTTAAATCATGAAGTTACAAAAGAGTATTAACGATATTACGACATACCTTTTGACTTCCTGCGGCAATAGCGCAATAATCAATTTCATAGACGTAAGAAGCGTTACGACCAACACATAAAAGCCGCCATCCGGCCAGAAAGCCAGCTCACCGGCACGGGCAATCCGTGCCACCCAAGAGAAGCTGACCAGAAGAAAAATAAGAACGAAAGGGATTATACAAATCAGAGCCAGGGCAGGCGAACTGCCGGTGACTCGTGACCAGCAGGTTTTCATCATCAAAGGACATTCACATGACCATTTTTGACAACTACGCCGCACGATACGAACGGACCAAAGAAGAAGAGATGTCCATGAAGGAATATCTCGAACTTTGCAAGAAAGACCGGCTGACCTATGCCAGCGCCGCCGAGCGCATGCTGGCCGCCATCGGCGAACCCACCCTGATCGACACGCGCAACGACACGCGCCTGTCGCGCATCTTCGCCAACAAGATCATCAAGATTTATCCGGCATTTCGCGAGTTCTACGGCACCGAGGAAGTCATCGAGCAAGTGGTGTCCTATTTCCGCCACGCGGCGCAGGGACTGGAAGAACGCAAGCAGATCCTTTACCTGCTGGGCCCGGTGGGCGGCGGTAAATCGTCGATCGCGGAAAAGCTCAAGTCGCTGATGGAACATGTGCCCTTCTACTGCCTGAAGGGTTCGCCGGTGAATGAATCGCCGCTGGGCCTGTTCAACGAGGAGGAGGATGGCACCATCCTCGAAGAAGACTACGGCATCCCGCGTCGCTACCTGCGCAATATCCCGTCGCCGTGGGCGGTCAAGCGCCTGCACGAGTTTAACGGCGACATCAACCAGTTCCGCGTGATCCGGCGCTACCCGTCGGTGCTGAAACAAATCGGCATTTCCAAAACGGAACCGGGCGACGAGAACAACCAGGATATTTCCTCGCTGGTCGGCAAGGTCGATATCCGCAAGCTGGAAGATTATTCGCAGGACGATCCGGACGCCTACAGCTACTCCGGCGGCCTGTGCCTGGCCAATCAGGGCCTGATGGAATTCGTCGAGATGTTCAAGGCGCCGATCAAGGTGCTGCATCCGCTGCTGACCGCCACGCAGGAAGGCAACTACAAGGGCACCGAAGGCTTTGGCGCGATTCCGTTCGACGGCGTGGTGCTGGCGCACTCGAATGAGTCTGAGTGGAAAACCTTCAAGAACAACCGCAACAACGAGGCGTTCCTCGATCGTATCTACATCGTCAAAGTGCCGTATTGCCTGCGCGTCAGCGATGAGATCAAGATTTACGACAAGCTGCTGTTCAATTCCTCGCTGTCGAGTGCGCCTTGCGCGCCGGGCACCTTGCGCATGATGGCGCAGTTCGCCATCCTGTCGCGGCTGAAGGATCCGGAGAACTCCAGCATCTTCAGCAAGATGCTGGTGTACGACGGTGACAATCTGAAGGACACCGATCCGAAAGCCAAGTCGATCCACGAGTACGTCGACTATGCCGGTGTGGATGAAGGCATGAACGGGCTGTCGACGCGCTTTGCATTCAAGATTCTGTCCAAGGTGTTTAACTTCGATAACACCGAAGTGGCCGCCAATCCGGTGCACCTGCTGTACGTGCTGGAGCAGCAGGTCGAACGCGAGCAGTTCCCGCCCGAGCTGGAGCAAAAATACTTCTCGTACATCAAGGAGCACCTGGCGCAGCGCTATGTCGAGTTTATCGGCAAGGAGATTCAGACCGCTTATCTGGAATCGTATTCCGAATACGGCCAGAATATCTTCGACCGCTACGTCACCTTTGCCGACTTCTGGATCCAGGATCAGGAATACCGCGATCCCGATACCGGCGAGAGCTTCGACCGCGAATCGCTGAACAATGAACTGGAAAAAATCGAGAAGCCGGCCGGCATTTCGAATCCCAAGGATTTCCGCAACGAGATTGTCAACTTCGGACTGCGGGCGCGCGCTAATAATGGGGGCAAGAATCCTGCGTGGACCAGCTATGAAAAGTTCCGCACCGTGATCGAGAAGAAAATGTTCTCCAACACGGAAGAGCTGCTGCCGGTGATTTCGTTTAACGCCAAGGCCAGCGCGGAAGACGCCAACAAGCACGCCGACTTTGTCGCGCGCATGGTGGAGAAAGGCTATACCGCCAAGCAGGTCCGCTTGCTGTGCGAATGGTATCTGCGCGTGAGGAAGTCCTCGTAGTGCCTCGTCCCTCCTGCTGACGTGGGAGGGACGGCCGGAAAACAGTTGTAGGAGGCATCTTTTGACTTACCTCATCGACCGTCGTTTGCAAGGCAAGAACAAGTCCGCCGTCAACCGCGAACGCTTCTTGCGGCGTTACAAATCGCAGATCAAGGACGCGGTGGGCCGCGCCATCAAGGGCCGCTCCATCACCGACGTGGAGAACGGCGAAAAGGTCTCCATCCCGGTCAAGGATGTGAGCGAGCCCTCGTTTGGCCACGCCCATGGCGGCGTGTGGGAAGTGGTCAACCCCGGCAACCAGGAATACCTCAAAGGCGATCAGATCAACCGGCCCAAGGGCGGCGCCGGTTCCGGCCGCGGCAAGGCCGGCAATAGCGACCAGATGACCGAAGACGACTTCATCTTCGAACTGTCGCGCGAAGAATTCATGAACTATTTCTTCGAGGACCTGGAACTGCCGCACATGGTCAAGACCCAGCTGACCGCCAGCACCGATTTCAAGAACCAGCGCGCCGGCTACAATATGTCCGGCACGCCCTCCAACATCCATGTGCTGCGTTCGCTGCGCGGCGCACTGGGCCGGCGCATCGCGGTTGGCGGCGGTTCGCGCAAGCGCGTCGCCGA from Duganella dendranthematis encodes:
- a CDS encoding adenosine deaminase, coding for MLNDQLRRVLQQMPKAELHIHIEGSLEPELIFALAERNGVQLAYGSVEELRAAYAFTDLQSFLDIYYAGASVLLQEQDFYDMTAAYLKRAEQDNVRHTEIFFDPQTHTARGVDIKVVIEGIYRACQDSPVSAKLILCFLRHLSEEDAIATLEAALPYRDKFIGVGLDSSEVGNPPEKFANVFARCHALGLHLVAHAGEEGPPAYIYTALDTLKVERIDHGVRCLEDKALTQRLAREKMALTVCPLSNIKLCVFDKMEQHNILELLDAGIVATVNSDDPAYFGGYMNDNFIATFEALPLGLSHAQTLARNGFSAAFLPADKKQQYLDEVDAFFAKI
- a CDS encoding ABC transporter permease codes for the protein MLKLALNMTARDWRAGQLRFLLIALTVAVAALSATGFFIDRLRSGLDRDAHQLLGADVVVSADLPVRADWRAQAIQRGLTVTDTVTFPSMAQAGEGDASTSMLSALKAVGPGYPLRGKVKITTDAAQAEQSIGTPASTVPAPGTVWIEPGLLGSLNTKVGQPLKLGDKTFTVTQLIATEPDRGANFLAFAPRVMLALSDLDATNLIQPGSRVNYRLLVGTPPSLKNGAAVAKAYQDWLQAQIKNNNIKGVRVESLENGRPEMQTTLERADRFLSLVGLLSAMLAAVAVAMAARRFMQRHLDACAMLRCLGLTQNQVTSMYLIEFLLVGLLGSAMGVALGFGAHYVLLEVLGSLVSAELPAPTIYPALQGMAIGILLLAAFALPPILQLRKVPHNRVIRREQEPPKVTALATYGFGMAGFVALLLWQAGDVAMALYTALGFIGAFAVFALVAWLGLRSLRSLRGAIDHQSWRFAVTSLQRRPGATIVQVVSLALGMMALLVLTVVRGDLMTAWRNATPPDAPNRFIINIQPEQQQDLGKRLQAAGVQYAPQYPMIRGRLTAVNDKQVTADTYTEDRAKGLADREFNLSSMAQMQAENKLVEGKWFEDKPGAGEASVEQGIAKTLHWKLGDKLRFDIAGTPVDVTITSIRKLDWGSMRVNFFVIINPAAMTEVSQSWITAFHLPQGQGAAMNALTRDYPNLTIVDVGGILRQVQAVLDQVITAVEFLFIFTLASGVLVLYAALMGSQDERTREAGLLRALGATRKQLSQAQLIEFTLVGALSGVLAATGAAAMGWALATYQFKFAWEFSPVVWLVGLLAGALCAITGGWLGLRNVLRQPPLQTLREA
- a CDS encoding PrkA family serine protein kinase, yielding MTIFDNYAARYERTKEEEMSMKEYLELCKKDRLTYASAAERMLAAIGEPTLIDTRNDTRLSRIFANKIIKIYPAFREFYGTEEVIEQVVSYFRHAAQGLEERKQILYLLGPVGGGKSSIAEKLKSLMEHVPFYCLKGSPVNESPLGLFNEEEDGTILEEDYGIPRRYLRNIPSPWAVKRLHEFNGDINQFRVIRRYPSVLKQIGISKTEPGDENNQDISSLVGKVDIRKLEDYSQDDPDAYSYSGGLCLANQGLMEFVEMFKAPIKVLHPLLTATQEGNYKGTEGFGAIPFDGVVLAHSNESEWKTFKNNRNNEAFLDRIYIVKVPYCLRVSDEIKIYDKLLFNSSLSSAPCAPGTLRMMAQFAILSRLKDPENSSIFSKMLVYDGDNLKDTDPKAKSIHEYVDYAGVDEGMNGLSTRFAFKILSKVFNFDNTEVAANPVHLLYVLEQQVEREQFPPELEQKYFSYIKEHLAQRYVEFIGKEIQTAYLESYSEYGQNIFDRYVTFADFWIQDQEYRDPDTGESFDRESLNNELEKIEKPAGISNPKDFRNEIVNFGLRARANNGGKNPAWTSYEKFRTVIEKKMFSNTEELLPVISFNAKASAEDANKHADFVARMVEKGYTAKQVRLLCEWYLRVRKSS